The Leptospira yasudae DNA segment CTTTTATTGGCGATTTTCGGATATGAAACGAACGGAAACCGGGACGAACACGAAACGAGTTCGTATTTCTTTCCTCTCTTCTTTTACAAAAGCGCGGATCACAAGGAATACGAATCCTATCGCTGGTTCGTTCCGATTCTTTCCTATCGAAGTTATAACGAAAGCAAAGGTTTGATCCGTTCTCATACCAATCTTCTCGGAATCTTGATGAACTACAAACGGGACGACGAAGCGGGAACGGAAAGTTTCTACTTGTTTCCGTCCTTGTATTTTTCAAGAGATTCCAAGTTGAAAGAAAGCACGTTCTTCGTTCTTCCGTTCATATACAATTCTTCGAATGCGGAAGAATCAAAATTCTTTCTCATGGGTTATTATCAAAGAAAGAATCCTCTATCGAACCGATATAACTTTTTGTATCTGGTCGATTACGAAACGTATCTCAAAGAACAGAAAAAAGAACTTACTCTCTTTTTAGGCGGTTTCCATGCGGAGTTTGAAAAGGATCGAACCCGCTGGGGAGTGTTCGGAGGGATTTTACTCGGATACGAATCGAGTCCGCAAGTTATGGATTGGAATTTCCTCTGGATCCGTTATTTGAATTCTCCTCGGGAAAGGGTTCAGAACTTTTTACCGATCTATCGGTACGGGGAAACTCAGGAAGGTTACTCCTTTTTGTCCCCTCCGATTCTTACGTATCACGGAAAGGATGCGGACGGTACGATTACGTTAGGCGGTCTTGGTATTCTTTATTATCGAAATCGTTCCGAATATTATAAGGAAGAAACGACCGCAGTCTTGGGAGGTTTGGCTTATTTCTCCGAAAAGAAAGCGGCTCGCGGTTATCAAAATCACGGAGTTTTCGGTTTTCCTTTGATCGGCGGGTTGCTCTGGAACTACGAATACGAGGAAGAGACCGGCTTTGAAAAAACTTCCATCCTGAAGTTCGCTTACAGTAGAACCGCTTACAAAGGAAAAGTAACGAATCGTGTTCTTGGAGTAAACTGGGGACAAGTTTATGACAGTTTATTTGGGAACGGCGGGGATTCGAAAGATTAATCTTTGATTCGGAAGATTTTGTTAAGCGAAGTGGATCGAAATAAATCGTCCGCTTTATCGAAAAAACCGAGCACGCGTATTTAAGCCCGTTTCCAATTGATTCCGATTACGGAAATATCGTCTTGTTTGGAAACTCCTGATAAGAACTTTTCCTGCTCGCTGAGAATCGAATCGATGCCTTCCCGAATCGACTGCGTGTTTAAGGAATGAATCAGACTTTCCACTCGTTCCTCGCCGAACTCTTCTTTATGCGCGTTCCATTGCTCGACAAGGCCGTCCGTAAACAGCACGAGCTTTGAATCCGGAGAAATTTTTACGTCTTTGGAAGTGTATTGTGTTTTCGAAACGGCTCCGATGATTCTTCCCGTCTTTTCGAGTTTTTGAATTCCTTCCGGTCCGATCAGATATTGAGGGATGTGACCGGCGGACGCATAACGCACGTTACCCGAATTCGTATCTATGTCCAGAACGATGCACGTGAAGAATTGATTCAGATTTTTGAATGTATGCAGAAACTCGTTGTTGAGGTGATATAGGATTTCCGTGACGCTGTAGATTCCGCGTTTGAGCGATTCGTAGATCGCCTTGATCGCCATCGTGATCAAGGCGGCTTGCACCCCGTGTCCGGTCGCGTCCGCGAGAAAAACCCGGGTCAAACCGGGACGCAGTTCCATGATGTCGAAGAAGTCGCCTCCGACTTCGCTTAACGGAAGATAGCGGACGATGACTTCGAGCTCGCCTAAGGTTCTATCCTTATGAGAGATGATTCCGGATTGGATTTTTTTAGCCGTGGAAAGATCGTTTTGGATGAGGTTTAAGTTTTCCTCGAGTTCTTTTGCAAGAACTTCCTTTTCCTTGATATTCAATCGAATCTTTCCGAGAACGGAATTGTATCGTTCCGCGATCTGTCCGACTTCGGTGAACGGCTCGATGGAAAGATCCTTACTCAAATCTCCCGTTCGTTTTTGATATTCCATTTCCAAGAACAGATCGATGAGTTCCGTCGTCGCTCTGTGTTCCGTATAATTGAGTCCTTTGTGTTCGTTTTGTTCGGAAACGCGAAAGCGAAAAAAACGGTTGATCGCGCTCAATACAACATAGCTCAATCCGAAAGCCAAGGCTCCGCAGGAAAGAATTCCGATCGACTGAACGAAAATCTGATGGGAGCGGGACAAGCCCGTTCCTAAAATTTCCGGATTTCCGAAAATTCCCACTGCAAGCGTTCCCCATATAC contains these protein-coding regions:
- the amt gene encoding ammonium transporter, producing the protein MPKTNFDILWIILSSGLVFFMQAGFLCLESGLTRTKNSINVAIKNITDFGIATLIFYAIGFGFMFGKSANGFLGIDTFFPEFSAENPNVAVFFLFQLMFCGTAATIVSGAVAERMKFGAYIVVTAVISAIIYPVFGHWVWGKDLSHWETTTGWLGKMGFVDFAGSTVVHSVGGWVGLAAMKILGNRSGRYAEDGSIRNITGHNLPLAMLGTLILWLGWIGFNGGSTLAFTGAVPKIIVNTMFAAVSGMASSLIYGWIRLQYAEATLPLNGALAGLVAITASCHAVNSIDSVIIGFVAGILMFESRSLLDRLKIDDAVGAIPVHLTAGIWGTLAVGIFGNPEILGTGLSRSHQIFVQSIGILSCGALAFGLSYVVLSAINRFFRFRVSEQNEHKGLNYTEHRATTELIDLFLEMEYQKRTGDLSKDLSIEPFTEVGQIAERYNSVLGKIRLNIKEKEVLAKELEENLNLIQNDLSTAKKIQSGIISHKDRTLGELEVIVRYLPLSEVGGDFFDIMELRPGLTRVFLADATGHGVQAALITMAIKAIYESLKRGIYSVTEILYHLNNEFLHTFKNLNQFFTCIVLDIDTNSGNVRYASAGHIPQYLIGPEGIQKLEKTGRIIGAVSKTQYTSKDVKISPDSKLVLFTDGLVEQWNAHKEEFGEERVESLIHSLNTQSIREGIDSILSEQEKFLSGVSKQDDISVIGINWKRA